ACCTCCTCATAATAACGCATCCAGATAATCAACACCAACCAACTGACCGACACCTTTGATCTGGACATCAAGAGCTATGACCTGGACTTCTAGATTCATCGCCGTCACTGTTCTGATCCTCATTGGATGCTTCACTGGTGCTCTGGGCAACTGTGAGTAACTAAACATGCAGCACACGGTCAATACGTTTTTTTCATTTGCTGCTGATGATGAGAGAAACCCTAGGAAGAACACTAAATTTGTAATACTGCTATGATCATGAATTACCTTAATTTACATTTCATTCCCTCACCCCCATCTTTCCCCTCCATATGTTAAAATTCAATCTAAATCCATATATGAACAAGTACTATACAGTGTTATACAAGTTTttaatcatttgaaatgtctcagtgtgaCTGGTAcaaatgtttcattttcacaGAAGTAAAGCAAAAGTTAAAAAAGGGTTTAAGATAGAGATATGTTGCTTATTGTGGTGGGTTTTTACCTCCTGTCATCAATACAGGTCTAgggcttttttttattaatactgttgtctgaggtcaacttatgatggttgcatgttttttttcattcaaaaacatcataatgaataagtaataggtcattttctaccctggttttgaggcttttgGTTTTTCTGGGCGTGACGCACtaaagacttggaagtaaacgcccacatataggattggataagatatgcatatttaatgaggtTCAGCTCCTTTGTGAGTACACATGAGGAATtggaagcgtgtggaaaaacggcaaccggaatgaatCACCAACAGGGCTCacaaaatatctttatgaaacaaacacaatgatttatctctcatccaccctcGATTTACCGGAATGTtaattttgtattacttggcccgacTGGTGGATATAACcgcgaaccacacacacacacacacacacacacgctggggcaaaaaaaaaacataaccccGGGATGTTGGGCCTTGGGAGTTTACATGTCTGACtctgatcccgaatcgcaatgaaccaacaacaccacaaataaaggattcttcaGCCTTTGACAGCGTGCTATGTTaagttagacacatacacataaatCAATAGATGTCAAATGATCTGTAAAAATGCAATACTTTCACATATGAAAACAATATACTCACATTAGTGtgttgcttcattcattcattcatataatcTCATCCTCTCAGCAAATCTAGTCTCTTGTTTACAACcaaatctgtggtgaaatgaagGAACAAATGTGCAATGTCTTCCCAAAGTGAGctggatattcattaaaaacaaagatcatccatgcattcataattttggaatctgaatgaagcttatgcagtgTGTTTATTTCTGCCTTAGAACTAGAATGACTAGAACAGTTTCAGTGACGCATAAGGGCACACCAGACTGATGTTTTACAGCTATGACTAACACATTGGCATTAGCTAAGTAAAGTAGAGGCTAGTGGACCTAATGGGTCTTCCCTTTAGagcaaataaatgttgttaGACCAATCTAAGTAGGGTCAGCCTCAACTCCTGATTAGTGTAATATTATTCTAATTACATGTATGTGGAAAACCATGGGATGATTATGTAAAGTTACCATTAGAGGAAATTAAGTTTGCAACACTTGAAGTGTTATGGGATCCAGATGAACGGGTATAATTTCAATAAAGAGTTAAACAGATTAATCAAATGTGGAGTTATACTATTATACAAcagaccaaataaccaattgtcATTTCTAACCTAAACTCCATGgtcataataaataaaatggataaaagtaattttgaattaaattactTTGCCCCGCTAAAAAGACTGCACAAGAAACCTTCACCCACTGGACGATTGGGCGGGCCTTACAAAGTCAatgtgaaattaaaatgtttggttATTAACAttctacaaaatattttaataaatttggttgggtttggaacaacatcagGGTGAGTTTTGGGTGGACTGTCTCTTTAATTCTGGTGAATCCATTACTGTAGATTGTGTTTCGATGTAGCATGGTTTTGTTTCCTTTGATGGAGCCCTTATCAAGATCAAGATCTTCTTGTTTTCACACACTCTATACAGTATGCATTGTGCAGTTATGTTCGAGATTTCaatctctgtctctctttcagATCGTCGGCCCACTAGAGTTGGAGTGACCTGCTGTAAGGAGGTGTCGAAGGGAAGAATCCCTCCTGATGTTAAACTCATTGGATACAGATATCAGAATGCTCTGAGTCCGTGTGTGGATGCTGTCATGTAAGTTCTCTCCACACAGTGCCGTTTCACAGAGGTTTATATGCCTGATATTGTGTTCATTTCACTGATACTGTATATCTGTCCTGCAGATTCTACACAGAGAAGGACAAGTACTGCTCGGATCCAACAGCGCGATGGATTAACTTCAGAATGAAAGGTACGACCGTATATTAATATGAAATCTTAATATGATGCTTATGCATTGACAAGGAAAACTCATAACATGATCATCTTTTCTCCAGATCTGAAGGAGATAGAGGACTGAGGATAGAGGACATCTACTACAACATTAATGTTAAACCATGTTTCACTTAATTGCTTTGCTTTATcatctttaaaattaaaataatagaaACAATAAACAATGGAAACTGTGTTTACTTTCACACAAACATCCAGCCTTTGCTCTGTAACAGTTTGAACAGTAATCATATTTAAGATGAATCAttaaagaaatagttcacccaaattgTCATTATTTGCTCATCCTTGTGTCATTACAAATCAGTATTACTTTCTCTCTTCTCTGGGATATAATGATACTTTTGCTTCTGAGTACTTTTTAAAGGTTAAAAGATATAGTCCCCAATGACTGTTATTGGATGGATAATGGAGATTAGCATAATGATATTTTGACAATTATAAGAGAATATTcgttttttgggtgaaatattgtTACAGTAATAGAATGTGTGCCATCTACTGGAGAACATCAACTAATGCACAGAGCAGCTGTCAGAGAACTGGTTATGGTCTAGGGAGGTTGAACTCTCACCGCTCACTGTGATGTTTATTGAAGTAAGAAAAAGGAGTTTGACTTTGTTATTAATTTCTTATTACGTCTTGgaagtttaaaatataaaccCAACTTTAACCAATGAATGAAGGAGGTAAACTCTTGTACATATGTATAACATTTGTTCAAAACCAGAAAGCCCTTAAACTGGTTCTTATTTTTGGAtgcataaaataattttaaaagacTGTTTCGAATTAAATGAAAGttgttaagtgtttttttttatagtgattTTCCCTTTTTGTTACTGGCTGCTCAACCGAAGGCTGAACAAATATTCAGAGATTTGATTATGTATCttgtttgattgtttgtatgtatgtggaAGCATAATTTACGTGTCAACCCATGTTTTCTTGGCTAGCAGGAGGCcgcagggtgtcccatttgGATGCGGGTTATTGCGAGGCGGACttaaaaataagtaaaagtGGCATTACCACTATATTACAATGTGTAATACCTGCTTCGATGcacaattttaaatgtaaacaaattcatttacacaaaatataaatgaaaaatgtatatcaatctttaaaaaaaagttgagtaccttaaaaatcttaatttcttgaattatactgtatattgattAACCTCCTTAAGTTTAACTAATTAGTTCATTATCAGGTCAAATAAAGATGGAATCAGAAGGATATGCAGTCACTAAATTACAGTCAAATATTTTAAAGGTTGTAGagaggcaaggcaaggcaagacTCAAGAATGATTGAAGAATATATATTGAtgtcatttttgcaataacaacagcaccaAAAAGACCCCCTTTTTCATCAGTTGCTGCACAGACAGAATGGCTGTATATATATCTGATTTAAGTTAACACTTTTTGGAGTTGAAGAGAGAGAAAGCCAaacagaatattaatgttactcATGTCTAATTCCAAACTCCAAATTTGTAAGTATATAAGAGCAACACCCACCAATTGAGACCATGTTACTATACAGTTGAAGCTGCATACAGTGTGAGGCAACTATTGTAAACATTTCCTATATACCTTACTTAGCTAAATGGATGACGACTGACAGTCATTATACTAATCTGGTGGgtaattttgataaatgagcCAAGGCACAAAATGAACTGtggataaaaaaattaataaaaaactgCACAAGTTATAAAAACCAACAAGTGTTACAGAgatgaatatacaaatatatattattataaccCTCCTATTTTGAAGCGCTCCATCAGAAGAAGACACCACCACTTTCTAATGAAAGGCATGTCCAGCTGAAAGATGTGTGATATTGACAGATACTATATTAGCATATGCttggcaaaacaaaaacaaaaaacaacaataaaaaaacactgagaCTTTATCCCGCAGTCATTTCCACAGTGATGGCGTAGCAATCCctaaaagcaacaaaaaaggTAACATCTCAAAAGCCATTGCCATCTTGGTTACATTATGAAATGTACATGATATGCAGAATGGAATATAATATTTGTTTGGAGTagctaaatatgcatttattaatcactgCAATATTATGCCCAATCTTTTCAGTCCAGCTCCAAGgataagaaaaaaacatttgtgcaagattcatacagaaaaattattttttttaaattaaaggattaattttcaactttttaaacCTTCACAGCAAAAATATATCAGTACAGGCTATAAGAACGTAGCCAAAGTATAAATGGCTAAACTTGTCAAATATGCATAATTTAGACAGGGTAATATTGTACTGCAACCAGCCAGTCAGCGCAGTTATGTAAgaatattttattcttaactaTGGTAAAACATGAGTATTCAGCAAGTTTGCCCTCTAATACAGTAGAGCTACAGGTAAACACCCTTACACCAACATGCTTTTGTCATCTTTTTAGGTTTAATTAATGTGCTGGCAGCTGGCTAGATGCATTATAgtcattaaaaatcaaaaaagaTTTAATAAATCTTAGCCACGCCACAATCAAGAACATCCTAGCCTAATTAATAAAACTAGCACACAAATTCTTAAtttgtgtgaattaattcttaATTCATAGTTAGCAGCTCACTTTAGtacattttgtttcatttaaaagttataaaataaaacttgattGAATATCAGTACTCACAGTCTGATCGGTGACCATCGTCCATCTTAAATTGGTGTTTTGGTGATTCAATTCGGTAGGTGGTGCTGTTACAAATAACTAGGGTCCTAGAACTGCGGTCTTAGAACAagggtcctgaaactgcagcctccggttgtgcaggaataCCCTTCTATCccgggtagaagtcctctgcgtagtttgcaaacttgcgggctcagctgaagtgcgcaTCGAGGTCGCATACGCGCATTAACGGATACGCGCACGTagcggccattgtaagtccacgaaaccgaaagtgcacatgtaGTGTGCCATTTAGGACAGGGTCTCAGAGGAAGactgtgagggtttagggtgccatttgggacggGGAATAGAAAACAAACACGGCGCGCTTGCAGTGTGTAACGTTAGCCGACATAGGCGAATAGTCATAGTCTTATTCTCTCAGACACAAGAAGTGAGAGTTGAAGATCGACTGACGATGGAGACACAAAGGATCCTCATGAGGAGTTTGGCTGTTGTGGTTTTTGCATCTGTGATGTGGACTATAACAGGTAAAGTGCTTTGAAATGTTTGTATATTATTCTGATGGAACGATGCAGAATATTGAGGTTTATTTTGTTCTTCAGTCTCAGCAGATAACCTACAAAAGTGGACACTGTGCTGTACTGAAGTCTCCTCAGCAGAGTTGACTGATCCCATCATCGGTTTCAGGATACAATACGAAGCTCTTCCATGTGTGAAGGCCATCATGTAAGAATCACAGTTTGTCTCTGAAGAAAATATGCACAATTATTGATCAACAGCATCTGATTGTTTATATCTGTGTTTTCAAATTTTCTCTCTCTTTGACAGCATTAAGACTGAACGAGGAGAGTTCTGCTGTGATCCTAAAAATCCATGGGTGCAGAGGAAAGTTAAGAAGTTTCTGTAAGTTAAACCCAATAAATAAagcacaacaaaaaaaattgagacGTGAAAATATTCTAAAgtgtacacatttttaaatatttaacaatattttatttgttttgtctcACAGCAGCGCTCGAAGAAACAAGCACCTGACTTCCACCTAGCAGCCAGCAGCCACAGAACCGGAACTTAGGAGCAGGGCTTAAACAGTCATAGTTGTGCTACTCATACACATGATTTTcttcattattataatattcgTTAAATATAAGTTGCagaatatatacacacacactacagttcaaaagttttagaacagtaaaaaatattaatgttttaaaaagaattctcttctgctcaccaaggctgcaatatgttattcaaacacacacacagtaatatAATTTATAGTGGAATATGTTATAAATGCAATTTAATCCTgtgattaaagctgaatttgtcatcattactccagtcttcagtgtcacatgatcctacagaaatcattctaatatgatgatttgatgctcaagaaacatttttgattataatcaatgatgaaaacagttgtgtaatttttttatttatttttttcaaaagattttattctttttaaaaagtatttaggCTATCTGAAATAGGAAGcaacactaccgttcaaaagttttggttccgttacattttttggggggaaagaacttaaagaaattaataaatgtatctatataaataacatttatagTGTACTATATAGAGATAGAGAACTATTCAGACAGTGTGAAAAATGCTTTCATTGGGGCGATTGAAGTCTGCTTTCATGTTAGTGTCACTATATAACATCTAGCTATTCATAGGTGTGGGAACCATTGTATATGGTAAGACCGATTTAAGACCTATGATTTAAGACcgatgatattggacccactcacttttaccatctctaattcagcacatatGTCCGTTCACATACCAATAACATACCAACCACgggtcaatttttttttcaaaacgttCTGCCATGTGCTTTCCCCCTACACTATAACCGCTGTGAATAAATTGATATCTTCCTTAATTTTGTCTGGCCTAACCAGACTCTTAGTAAAGCAAGGCGTTCACCCACATTTTTTCTGATTCCGACGCAtatgttaaaaatataaataagttTGAGTCGCAACCCACCAGCTGAGAAAAACTGATTTCGAGATTAGGAGGAAACCCCAGCTTTACCGAGCTCAACAGCTC
This DNA window, taken from Pseudorasbora parva isolate DD20220531a chromosome 24, ASM2467924v1, whole genome shotgun sequence, encodes the following:
- the LOC137063503 gene encoding uncharacterized protein isoform X5, translated to METQRILMRSLAVVVFASVIWTITVSADNLQKWTLCCTEVSSAELTDPIIGFRIQYEALPCVKAIIIKTERGEFCCDPKNPWVQRKVKKFLSARRNKHLTST
- the LOC137063503 gene encoding uncharacterized protein isoform X6; translated protein: METQRILMRSLAVVVFASVIWTITVSADNLQKWTLCCTEVSSAELTDPIIGFRIQYEALPCVKAIIIKTERGEFCCDPKNPWVQRKVKKFLARRNKHLTST